In Siniperca chuatsi isolate FFG_IHB_CAS linkage group LG16, ASM2008510v1, whole genome shotgun sequence, the following proteins share a genomic window:
- the akirin2 gene encoding akirin-2 has product MACGATLKRTLDFDPLMSQASPKRRRCAPIMPTVSSPQKYLRMEPSPFGEVSSRLTTEQILHNIKQEYKRLQKRRHLDSGFQQADGCCPLDLQNIQSGAVLPGTSSGASSPTRKEQPLFSLRQVGMICERLLKEREDKIREEYDEILTTKLAEQYDAFVKFTHDQLMRRFGEQPASYVS; this is encoded by the exons ATGGCTTGTGGGGCTACTCTGAAGAGGACTCTGGACTTTGATCCGCTAATGAGCCAGGCTTCCCCTAAAAGAAGGAGGTGCGCCCCGATCATGCCTACAGTCTCTTCACCACAGAAATATTTGCGTATGGAGCCCTCACCGTTCGGGGAAGTGTCGTCCAGACTCACCACAG aGCAAATTCTACACAACATCAAACAGGAGTACAAGCGGCTGCAGAAACGACGACACTTGGACAGTGGTTTCCAGCAGGCAGACGGCTGCTGTCCTCTGGACCTGCAGAACATTCAGAGTGGAGCCGTCCTACCAG GTACGTCCTCGGGTGCCTCATCTCCCACCAGGAAAGAGCAGCCTTTATTTTCCCTCAGACAGGTTGGGATGATTTGTGAGAGACTACTGAAAGAGCGAGAGGACAAAATCCGTGAGGAGTACGATGAGATACTGACAACAAAGCTTGCAg AGCAATATGATGCGTTTGTCAAGTTCACGCATGATCAACTGATGC
- the cnr1 gene encoding cannabinoid receptor 1, producing the protein MKSVLDGVADTTFRTITSGLQYLGSNDANYDDPLNDVDFKGSFSLQKPLSAFRSNSFPNKVPADEELILKGIPFYPTNATDLFGNRSTFRDETNNIQCGENFMDMECFMILTPSQQLAVAVLSLTLGTFTVLENLVVLCVIFQSRTLRCRPSYHFIGSLAVADLLGSVIYVYSFLDFHVFHRKDSPNVFLFKLGGVTASFTASVGSLFLTAIDRYISIHRPLSYRRIVTRTKAVIAFCVMWTISIVIAVLPLLGWNCKRLNSVCSDIFPLIDENYLLFWIGVTSVLVLFIIYAYIYILWKAHHHAVRMLSRTSQKSLVVYSADGTKVQTTRPEQTRMDIRLAKTLVLILVVLVICWGPVLAIMVYDLFWRMDDDIKTVFAFCSMLCLLNSTVNPIIYALRSKDLRHAFLSSCHACRGSAQQLDNSLESDCQSRNANISANRAAESCVKTTVKIAKVTMSVSTETSAEAV; encoded by the coding sequence ATGAAATCTGTGCTGGACGGTGTGGCGGACACCACCTTCCGGACAATTACATCTGGTTTACAGTATCTGGGCTCCAACGATGCCAACTATGACGACCCCCTCAATGATGTAGACTTCAAGGGCAGTTTCTCTCTGCAGAAGCCCTTATCTGCTTTCCGCAGCAACTCCTTCCCAAACAAGGTACCTGCAGACGAGGAGCTCATCCTCAAGGGCATCCCCTTCTACCCCACCAATGCCACAGATTTGTTTGGCAACAGGAGCACATTCAGAGATGAGACTAACAATATACAATGTGGGGAGAACTTTATGGACATGGAGTGCTTCATGATCCTGACCCCCAGTCAGCAGCTGGCTGTGGCTGTGTTGTCTCTAACTCTGGGTACCTTCACGGTGCTGGAGAACCTGGTGGTGCTCTGCGTCATCTTTCAGTCCCGCACCCTCCGCTGCAGGCCGTCCTACCACTTCATTGGCAGTCTGGCTGTGGCTGACCTGCTGGGAAGTGTCATATATGTCTACAGCTTTCTGGACTTCCATGTTTTCCACAGGAAGGACAGCCccaatgtttttctcttcaagCTGGGTGGAGTCACGGCGTCGTTCACTGCATCCGTAGGGAGCCTTTTCCTCACTGCTATTGACCGCTACATCTCCATACACCGGCCTCTCTCCTACAGACGGATCGTGACACGGACCAAGGCTGTCATTGCCTTTTGTGTGATGTGGACCATCTCCATTGTCATCGCAGTGCTACCTCTGCTGGGCTGGAACTGTAAGCGTCTCAATTCTGTTTGCTCAGATATATTCCCTCTGATCGATGAGAACTACCTGTTGTTCTGGATCGGTGTAACCAGTGTGCTGGTTCTTTTCATTATCTATGCCTACATATACATCCTGTGGAAAGCCCACCACCACGCTGTGCGAATGCTGAGCCGCACCTCCCAGAAGAGCCTTGTTGTTTACTCAGCAGATGGGACTAAAGTGCAGACCACACGCCCTGAGCAGACACGCATGGACATCCGTCTGGCCAAGACCCTGGTGCTTATCCTGGTGGTGCTGGTCATCTGCTGGGGCCCAGTGCTCGCCATCATGGTCTATGACCTCTTCTGGAGGATGGACGATGACATCAAGACAGTATTTGCATTCTGCAGCATGCTTTGCCTGCTCAACTCCACTGTCAACCCAATCATCTACGCCTTGAGGAGCAAGGACCTGCGGCACGCCTTCCTCAGCTCCTGCCATGCCTGCAGGGGCAGTGCCCAGCAGTTGGACAATAGCCTCGAGTCAGACTGCCAGAGCAGAAATGCCAACATTTCTGCCAACAGGGCTGCAGAGAGCTGCGTGAAGACCACTGTGAAAATAGCCAAAGTAACAATGTCTGTGTCAACTGAAACTTCTGCTGAGGCTGTCTAA